The following proteins come from a genomic window of Trinickia caryophylli:
- the folC gene encoding bifunctional tetrahydrofolate synthase/dihydrofolate synthase, with amino-acid sequence MSTFPTLGAWLAHLESAHPVGIDMGLGRIGKVKAAMRLSLPCPVFTVGGTNGKGSTCAILESILLKAGYHVGCHTSPHLLEFNERARIDGRNATDAELLPHFEAVEAARTSLPEPVSLTYFEFTTLAILHLFATSGLDAVILEVGLGGRLDAVNIIDTDCAVVTSIDLDHVEYLGDTREKIALEKAGIFRPGRPAICADPAPPQSLVEHANAIGADLWLFGRDFRYEGQAGSERQQWSYVGRTLRRSALAYPALRGANQLINTSAALAALEALRDRLPVSAQDIRLGLANVELPGRFQVLPGRPAVVLDVAHNPHAAAALAQNLGGMGFYRYTYAVFGAMRDKDIPGVIAHLKGEVDHWCVTDLPTPRAASAEVLEAALRNAGVVDGPDSSVRRFAAPAEAFQDALNRATDDDRILVFGSFFTVGGVVAYRKSRQH; translated from the coding sequence ATGAGTACGTTTCCCACCCTCGGCGCCTGGCTGGCCCACCTCGAGTCGGCGCATCCGGTCGGTATCGACATGGGTCTGGGCCGCATCGGCAAGGTCAAGGCTGCCATGCGGCTGTCGCTGCCATGTCCGGTATTCACCGTGGGCGGAACGAACGGCAAGGGCTCGACCTGCGCGATTCTCGAATCGATCCTGCTCAAAGCCGGCTATCACGTGGGCTGCCACACCTCGCCGCACCTGCTCGAATTCAACGAGCGCGCGCGCATCGACGGCCGCAACGCCACCGATGCCGAGCTGCTGCCGCACTTCGAAGCCGTGGAAGCGGCGCGCACGAGCCTGCCCGAGCCGGTCTCCCTGACTTACTTCGAGTTCACGACGCTGGCGATCCTGCACTTGTTCGCCACGAGCGGGCTTGACGCCGTCATTCTCGAAGTGGGGCTCGGCGGGCGGCTCGATGCCGTCAACATCATCGATACGGATTGTGCGGTCGTTACGAGCATCGACCTCGATCACGTCGAATACCTCGGCGATACGCGCGAAAAAATCGCGCTCGAGAAGGCTGGTATCTTCCGGCCGGGCCGGCCCGCGATCTGTGCCGACCCGGCCCCTCCGCAGTCGCTCGTCGAGCATGCCAACGCGATCGGCGCGGATCTCTGGCTCTTCGGACGCGATTTTCGCTACGAGGGGCAGGCCGGCAGCGAGCGCCAGCAATGGAGCTATGTCGGCCGCACGCTGCGGCGCTCCGCGCTCGCCTATCCGGCGCTGCGCGGGGCCAATCAACTGATCAATACGTCCGCGGCGCTGGCCGCCCTGGAGGCCCTGCGCGACCGGTTGCCCGTCTCGGCGCAGGACATCCGGCTCGGGCTCGCGAACGTCGAGCTGCCGGGCCGCTTTCAGGTGCTCCCGGGCCGGCCCGCCGTCGTGCTCGATGTCGCGCACAATCCGCATGCGGCGGCCGCCCTGGCTCAGAACCTCGGTGGGATGGGGTTCTACCGCTATACCTACGCGGTGTTCGGCGCCATGCGCGACAAGGACATCCCGGGCGTGATCGCGCATCTGAAAGGCGAGGTCGATCACTGGTGCGTGACCGATCTGCCGACGCCGCGCGCGGCCTCGGCCGAAGTACTCGAAGCGGCGCTGCGCAACGCGGGCGTCGTCGACGGGCCCGATAGCAGCGTCCGGCGTTTCGCTGCGCCGGCCGAGGCGTTCCAGGATGCGCTTAATCGCGCGACGGACGATGATAGAATTCTGGTTTTCGGCAGTTTCTTCACCGTGGGCGGCGTAGTGGCCTACCGCAAGTCGCGGCAACATTGA
- a CDS encoding SPOR domain-containing protein, which translates to MGLFSFGKKDDAPRRRGGNARSERVERRTRRTERTAGDADAMLLDPTLPEKQRARRRLVGAIALVVAAVVILPMVLDSHPKPVTDDIAIDIPNRPATVPSRASDDRPAETPAVPPERGAGDDAPDAAQGVSPAPALAGSAANGDTRDTHGKSDKSDKSGRAAQSSARQKADAPSAQASSSPISKPPAAAPSRSQSAKPAAANASASDPGSPSAPSGARFAVQLGAFADESNARRWETKLKAAGVPAYIEHRKQADGSTRALLRAGPFPDRAAASAAIAKVREAGLTANAGQ; encoded by the coding sequence ATGGGACTTTTTTCGTTCGGCAAGAAAGACGACGCGCCGCGCCGGCGTGGCGGCAATGCCCGCTCCGAGCGGGTCGAGCGGCGTACCCGCCGTACCGAGCGTACGGCAGGTGACGCCGATGCGATGCTGCTCGACCCGACGCTGCCCGAAAAGCAGCGCGCGAGGCGCCGGCTCGTCGGCGCCATTGCGCTTGTCGTTGCTGCCGTCGTGATTTTGCCGATGGTGCTCGATTCGCATCCTAAGCCCGTCACGGACGACATCGCCATCGATATCCCGAACCGACCGGCCACGGTGCCGTCGCGCGCAAGCGACGACCGCCCGGCCGAGACACCGGCAGTGCCCCCCGAACGGGGTGCGGGGGACGATGCGCCGGATGCCGCGCAAGGCGTGAGCCCGGCACCGGCACTCGCTGGCAGCGCCGCGAATGGCGACACGCGCGACACGCACGGCAAATCCGACAAATCCGACAAATCCGGTAGAGCGGCCCAATCGTCTGCTCGGCAAAAGGCAGACGCGCCATCGGCTCAGGCCTCTTCCTCCCCGATCTCGAAACCCCCGGCCGCCGCGCCCTCGCGCAGCCAGAGCGCGAAGCCTGCCGCGGCCAACGCCTCCGCATCCGACCCCGGTTCCCCCTCGGCGCCTTCGGGCGCGCGATTTGCCGTGCAATTGGGTGCGTTCGCCGACGAGTCGAACGCGCGCCGTTGGGAAACGAAGTTGAAGGCTGCGGGTGTGCCCGCATATATCGAGCATCGCAAGCAGGCGGACGGTTCGACGCGCGCACTGTTGCGCGCGGGCCCGTTCCCCGACCGCGCCGCGGCTTCGGCCGCGATCGCCAAGGTACGCGAGGCCGGTTTGACGGCGAATGCGGGGCAATAA
- a CDS encoding CvpA family protein: MLTAFDYAALAVITLSALRGAWRGLLAEIFGLIGWVAAFFVATRFVGRLVPYIPADWPGGALTQWLLAFAAIMVGVVLVAGVASALISRIVAASGLNGVDRSLGLLFGLARGVILVLVLVALAGLTELPKQEFWRNALLRPYAEQGVHKLKPLLPPQLAEYVRI; encoded by the coding sequence ATGCTGACCGCATTCGACTACGCCGCATTGGCGGTGATCACCCTGTCCGCGTTGCGCGGCGCATGGCGGGGCCTGTTGGCAGAGATTTTCGGCTTGATCGGCTGGGTCGCGGCTTTTTTTGTCGCAACCCGCTTCGTTGGGCGCCTGGTGCCCTATATTCCAGCTGACTGGCCCGGCGGCGCGCTGACGCAATGGCTGCTCGCGTTTGCGGCGATCATGGTGGGCGTGGTGCTCGTGGCGGGCGTCGCGAGCGCGCTGATTTCGCGCATTGTGGCGGCGAGCGGGCTCAATGGCGTGGACCGTTCGCTCGGCCTCTTGTTTGGCCTCGCGCGCGGCGTGATCCTTGTACTGGTGCTGGTTGCGCTGGCCGGGCTTACCGAGCTGCCGAAACAGGAATTCTGGCGCAATGCGCTGCTGCGGCCTTATGCCGAGCAGGGCGTGCACAAGCTGAAACCGCTGCTTCCGCCACAGCTCGCGGAGTACGTCCGGATCTGA
- the purF gene encoding amidophosphoribosyltransferase — MCGIVGVVSHSPVNQLVYDSLLLLQHRGQDAAGIATANGSTFHMYKANGMVRDVFRTRNMRSLPGTSGIGQVRYPTAGSATSEEEAQPFYVNAPFGIILAHNGNLTNWRQLKDEMFRIDRRHVNTSSDTEVLLNVLAHELQLATTGLELDPATIFTAVAGVHRRVRGSYAIVSLISGHGLLAFRDPFGIRPLCIGKLETEQGVEWIIASESVAVEGIGFEFVRDVAPGEAIFIDNDGKLHSQQCATKPSLNPCIFEYVYLARPDSVLDGVPVYNVRLRMGDYLAEKIKRELGDVKIDVVMPIPDSSRPAAMQVAAKLGVEYREGFFKNRYVGRTFIMPGQAVRKKSVRQKLNAMAVEFKGKNVLIVDDSIVRGTTSHEIVQMARDAGANKVIFASAAPPVKYPNVYGIDMPTRGELVAHGRSDEEVAKIIGADYLVYQDVEALKQAVRDINPSLLRFEASCFDGDYITGDVTSEYLDVIERARNAPASQADRDSAGDVTDSTVTRSQLHLQLSVE, encoded by the coding sequence ATGTGCGGCATCGTAGGCGTAGTCTCCCATTCCCCGGTCAACCAGCTGGTCTACGACAGTCTTCTGCTGTTGCAACACCGCGGTCAGGACGCAGCCGGCATCGCAACGGCGAACGGCAGCACGTTCCACATGTACAAGGCCAACGGCATGGTGCGCGACGTATTCCGTACGCGCAACATGCGCAGCCTGCCCGGCACCTCGGGCATCGGCCAGGTGCGCTACCCCACGGCCGGCTCGGCCACGAGCGAGGAAGAGGCGCAGCCGTTCTACGTGAACGCGCCGTTCGGGATCATCCTCGCGCATAACGGCAATCTCACGAACTGGCGGCAGTTGAAGGACGAAATGTTCCGCATCGACCGCCGGCACGTGAACACGAGCTCCGATACAGAGGTGCTGCTCAACGTGCTCGCGCACGAATTGCAGCTTGCCACCACGGGCCTCGAGCTCGATCCGGCGACGATCTTCACGGCGGTGGCCGGGGTGCATCGCCGCGTGCGCGGCTCGTATGCGATCGTCTCGTTGATCTCCGGCCACGGGCTGCTCGCTTTCCGCGACCCGTTCGGCATCCGCCCCCTTTGCATCGGCAAGCTCGAGACCGAGCAGGGCGTGGAGTGGATCATCGCGTCGGAATCGGTGGCCGTCGAGGGCATCGGCTTCGAATTCGTGCGTGACGTCGCGCCCGGCGAGGCGATCTTCATCGACAACGACGGCAAGCTGCACAGCCAGCAGTGCGCCACGAAGCCGAGCCTGAACCCCTGCATCTTCGAATACGTCTATCTTGCCCGGCCCGATTCGGTGCTCGACGGCGTGCCCGTCTACAACGTACGCCTGCGCATGGGCGATTATCTGGCCGAAAAGATCAAGCGCGAGCTCGGCGATGTGAAGATCGACGTGGTCATGCCGATTCCCGACTCGTCGCGGCCCGCTGCCATGCAGGTTGCCGCGAAGCTCGGCGTGGAGTATCGGGAAGGCTTCTTCAAGAATCGTTATGTCGGCCGCACGTTCATCATGCCCGGCCAGGCCGTGCGCAAGAAATCGGTGCGCCAGAAGCTCAATGCCATGGCCGTCGAGTTCAAGGGCAAGAACGTGCTCATCGTCGACGATTCCATCGTGCGCGGCACGACATCGCACGAGATCGTGCAGATGGCGCGCGACGCGGGCGCGAACAAGGTGATCTTCGCGTCCGCCGCGCCGCCGGTGAAGTATCCGAACGTTTATGGCATCGACATGCCCACGCGCGGCGAGCTCGTCGCCCATGGGCGCAGCGACGAGGAAGTGGCGAAGATCATCGGCGCCGACTACCTCGTGTACCAGGACGTCGAGGCGCTCAAGCAGGCTGTGCGCGACATCAATCCGTCGCTCCTGCGCTTCGAGGCGTCGTGTTTCGATGGCGATTACATCACGGGCGACGTCACGAGCGAATATCTGGACGTGATCGAGCGCGCGCGCAACGCGCCCGCGTCGCAAGCCGATCGCGATTCGGCCGGCGACGTGACCGACAGTACGGTCACGCGCTCGCAATTGCACCTGCAACTGTCGGTGGAGTGA
- a CDS encoding O-succinylhomoserine sulfhydrylase, giving the protein MDDFFNFDTLAVRSGTVRTDYNEHSEALFLTSSFCFTSAAEAAERFKHSEEYYTYSRFTNPTVTMFQDRLAALEGGEACIATASGMSAILSVVMAALQAGDHIVSSRALFGSTIGLFTQIFGRFGVSTTYVDANDLSAWKEAVRPETKLFFVETPSNPLTELCDIEAIGKIAKAAGALFVVDNSFCSPAVQQPLKLGADVVMHSATKLIDGQGRVLGGALVGTRQFIMEKVFPFVRTAGPTISAFNAWILLKGLETLALRAERHSANALAVARWLEAHPRVKRVYYPGLESHPQYALALRQQKSGGSVLAFEVVGETPEEQRTNAWRVIDGTRLCSITANLGDTRTTITHPATTTHSRITPEARAAAGITEALLRVAVGLEDAGDIRSDLARGLDG; this is encoded by the coding sequence ATGGACGACTTCTTCAATTTCGACACGCTCGCCGTTCGCTCCGGTACGGTGCGAACCGACTACAACGAGCATTCCGAGGCGCTCTTCCTGACTTCGAGCTTTTGCTTCACGAGCGCAGCCGAAGCCGCCGAGCGCTTCAAGCATTCCGAGGAGTACTACACCTATTCGCGCTTCACGAACCCGACCGTGACGATGTTCCAGGATCGCCTTGCCGCGTTGGAAGGCGGCGAGGCCTGCATCGCGACAGCGTCGGGCATGAGCGCGATTCTCTCGGTCGTCATGGCCGCGCTGCAGGCGGGTGACCATATCGTCAGTTCACGGGCGCTTTTCGGCTCGACGATCGGCTTGTTCACGCAGATTTTCGGCCGCTTCGGCGTGAGCACGACCTACGTGGACGCCAACGACCTCAGTGCCTGGAAAGAGGCCGTACGGCCGGAAACGAAGCTGTTCTTTGTCGAAACGCCGTCGAACCCGCTCACCGAGCTGTGCGACATCGAGGCGATCGGCAAGATCGCCAAGGCGGCCGGCGCACTCTTCGTCGTCGACAATTCGTTTTGCAGCCCGGCCGTGCAGCAACCGTTGAAGCTCGGCGCCGATGTCGTCATGCATTCGGCAACGAAGCTCATCGACGGGCAGGGGCGTGTACTGGGCGGCGCGCTCGTGGGCACGCGCCAGTTCATCATGGAAAAAGTGTTCCCGTTCGTGCGTACGGCCGGCCCCACGATTTCGGCCTTCAACGCGTGGATCCTGCTCAAGGGTTTGGAGACGCTTGCCCTGCGGGCCGAGCGTCATTCGGCCAATGCGCTCGCTGTCGCCCGCTGGCTCGAGGCACATCCGCGCGTCAAGCGCGTGTACTATCCGGGGCTCGAATCGCATCCGCAGTACGCGTTGGCTCTGCGCCAGCAGAAGTCAGGCGGCTCGGTACTCGCATTCGAAGTGGTGGGCGAGACGCCCGAAGAGCAGCGCACGAATGCGTGGCGTGTGATCGACGGCACTCGCCTTTGCTCGATCACGGCCAACCTCGGCGATACGCGCACGACCATCACGCACCCGGCCACGACGACGCACAGCCGTATCACGCCCGAGGCGCGGGCGGCTGCGGGCATTACCGAGGCGTTGCTGCGCGTGGCGGTGGGCCTCGAGGATGCCGGCGATATCCGTAGCGATCTTGCGCGCGGCCTCGACGGTTGA
- a CDS encoding FKBP-type peptidyl-prolyl cis-trans isomerase, protein MSTVTTESGLKYEDLTEGSGAEATAGRTVSVHYTGWLTDGQKFDSSKDRNEPFAFVLGGGMVIKGWDEGVQGMKVGGVRRLTIPPQLGYGVRGAGGVIPPNATLVFEVELLDV, encoded by the coding sequence ATGTCGACCGTGACCACCGAATCGGGGCTCAAGTACGAAGACTTGACGGAAGGCAGCGGCGCCGAAGCAACAGCGGGCCGCACCGTCAGCGTGCATTACACGGGCTGGCTCACCGACGGCCAGAAGTTCGATTCGAGCAAGGACCGCAACGAGCCGTTCGCGTTCGTGCTCGGCGGCGGCATGGTCATCAAGGGTTGGGACGAAGGCGTGCAGGGCATGAAGGTAGGCGGCGTGCGCCGGCTCACGATTCCGCCCCAGCTCGGCTACGGCGTACGCGGCGCGGGTGGGGTCATTCCGCCGAACGCCACGCTCGTGTTCGAAGTCGAGTTGCTCGACGTTTGA
- a CDS encoding sensor histidine kinase, which translates to MSTSFNAAAVAASDERFARLRAETALFMRDHVLSLVSHDLRSPLNAIHSWAYVLERKIDVADAAAQRALAGIRSGIDQQVKLLEDAVDSTRSATRTLALQRAPFAIRAVVDTVVGDVQRALADARGVSITVDMPLADEMCDGDRERAAQAVWVMLVFAVECSAPGAAVKVESRIDAGFWHTDVACSMRFAALEDAELPHALEPFARKQATLPREAGRIAWVLALPHRVATAHGGTFEQGPTVDGQPSTVSLRLPLAAA; encoded by the coding sequence GTGTCGACGTCTTTCAATGCCGCAGCCGTTGCCGCATCCGACGAACGTTTCGCTCGCCTGCGCGCCGAAACGGCGCTGTTCATGCGCGATCACGTGTTGTCGCTCGTTTCGCACGATCTTCGCAGCCCACTCAATGCAATCCATAGCTGGGCCTATGTGCTGGAGCGCAAGATCGACGTCGCGGACGCAGCGGCGCAACGGGCGCTGGCAGGTATTCGCTCCGGTATCGATCAACAGGTGAAACTGCTCGAGGATGCGGTGGACAGCACGCGTTCGGCAACGAGAACGCTCGCCTTGCAGCGTGCGCCGTTCGCAATACGCGCGGTGGTCGACACGGTGGTGGGCGACGTGCAGCGCGCGCTCGCCGATGCTCGCGGTGTCTCCATCACGGTCGATATGCCGCTCGCGGACGAAATGTGCGACGGCGATCGGGAGCGCGCCGCTCAGGCTGTCTGGGTCATGCTCGTCTTCGCTGTCGAATGCAGCGCGCCCGGTGCCGCGGTAAAGGTCGAGAGCCGAATCGACGCTGGCTTCTGGCACACCGATGTCGCGTGCTCGATGCGCTTCGCCGCGCTCGAGGATGCGGAGTTGCCGCATGCACTCGAGCCGTTTGCGCGCAAGCAGGCCACGCTGCCGCGCGAAGCCGGGCGTATCGCCTGGGTGCTCGCTCTGCCGCATCGCGTTGCAACGGCGCACGGCGGGACGTTCGAGCAAGGTCCGACCGTCGATGGGCAGCCCTCGACGGTTTCGCTGCGCCTGCCGCTGGCAGCGGCCTGA